The Gallus gallus isolate bGalGal1 chromosome 6, bGalGal1.mat.broiler.GRCg7b, whole genome shotgun sequence genomic interval CACAGCTactatttttcatctgttttactcCTCCAGTGGATAACTCCTCTAATTAAAAATTGAACCAGCCATGCCAGGCATAAAATAAGCTCCTTTTAACGCTTCCCCCAGACTGAACAAACGCCACAGGTACAGCGCTTGCACCAGCACTGGCAAAGGAAGCTCAACTGCCAGCGAGGCCCCATGCAGACCTCCCTGCAATGCCACCACTCCGGGCCCACCTTAGCGCTGTGTGCAGACACAGAGGTGGTGACGTAGGGCGTGCGGTTCTTCTGCAGCAGGTCGATGTACACCTCAGCCCCCTCACCACCGTGCACACgcagcaggctgagcagctcgTTGACATCGTGGTGGATGCGGAACTCACTCATGCTGTGAGTGAAAACCAACCTACCGCCGCATAGGACATAGGAGGAAAGGCAGTGAGTTAAGTTAGTGTTTTGGTTTAAGCACGAAAACAACGCCTTCCAGCTGCATTATAAGCCCACAGGGCGTGCTGAGACGTTGGACGGGAACAAAGAAACTTGCACAAGGGGAGCTGCAAGAAAAGCCCCTCATCCTGCCTGCTTCTGCCCCGCTACAGACTCCATCTAAGCACggagagcagcagggctttGCCTTCCAGACAAGCTAAAGCTAAGATTCCAGACAAGATAAGCTCCCACCGAGCGCCCACCGCGGCCTGCTGTATGTATCAGAACCACGGCGTTACAAACGACAACACCGGGCTCGTTCTGAGCGgctccctgcaggcagcgcTGCGGGCCCAAAGCAGACCCACAGAACGACCCCGAGCGCTCCACacccccctcccctcaccccaccCTCCCGGTTCCCCGTCGGCCCCGGCCCGCTCCCGTCCCTCCTACCCGCCCGGAAGTCTCAGCCGCCGCCGCACGGAAGTGCTACGGGCGCCTGCGCGACCCCGGCCCGGCCCATGCTGCTGTCCGCCCTCCGCCACCGCTTGCGGGAGCGCCCGCCGCTGCCTCCCGTCCCGCCGCCCGCCTCGGCCCCGCCGCGGCCGCCCTTCGCTTTCTCCCCGCGCCGCCTGCGCCTGGGCCCGCAGCACCCGCTGCTCGAGGTGAGGcggaggcgaggcgaggcgggcCGCGCGGCGGCAGGGCTGCCCCACGACTGCCCCACGGCTTCCGTGTCCCCCCGCTGCAGGATGGCGACGTGCAGAGGCACCTGTACCTGCGGGAGGCCCTCACGGGCCGCGCCGAGGAGGCGGAGAGGCCCAGGTGAGCCGCGTGGAAGGAGAGCTCAGCCCCGCGGAGCCCCTGCCCGGCCTCTGGAGCTTCtcgggcggggagcggcgggtGGGCCGCCGCTGGGTACTCACAGGGACTCGAACCTTCCGTCAGAGAGCTGTGTGCAGACACtcctgagctctggcagctcggggccgtgaccctgggcagcctgtgccgtGCCCACCGCCTTTGGGGCAGAGCCTTTTAATGAGGCTTGTACGTACATTCACTTGCATGCTGAGGATGCCGTAACACGTTGTCTTTCCGTACAGGGTGTCTGAGTTTTACTGCCACATCTCCGGCTGCTCTCAGGTGTTCGACACGCTGGAGGGCTACGAGCACCACTACAACGCGCTGCACCGGAACgtctgctccttctgcaggcGCTCCTTCCCCTCGGGGCACCTTCTGGACATCCACATCTCCGAGTGGCACGACTCGCTCTTCCAGATCATGGCTGAGAAGCAGAATATGGTGAGGGCACGGCTGGGCCCCTGCTGCCACACAGACTAGCCGTTCGCCCTTCCCAAGGGgtgtcttctttcctttctttcagtaCAAGTGCTTGGTAGAAGGCTGTGTGGAGAAGTTCAAGAGCAGCAAAGACAGGAAGGATCACTTGGTCACTGTTCACTTGTACCCTGCTGACTTCCGATTCGATAGACCAAAGAAAGCGAAGAGGtaactgcagaacagcagcagttctcTGCTGTCCCACTCCTTTCTGTAGTACACATGTTGCTATCTCAAGAGCCCTATGGTgaagttttctgcttcttgcaGGAATAGGTATACATGTGGGGCTTCATGTGACAATGTTTTGCCTTCCCCTGGTGTGTCTTCATTCTGTCCCTCTGTGCTGTTTCAAGTCCAGCACCTCTCTGTGTCACTGTGTgtgtttcctgctttctttccaaGTCTTTGCAATATTCCTACTCCCAAAAAGTGTGAGTAGAGCATAAGGAGGCTTTGTAAACCTGGTAGATAGCTTTCTCTTCTGGCCACTCATTCAAAGAGttatgtcatagaatcatctgaataggaagggacctttaagggcCATCTGGtgcaactcctctgcagtgaacggggacactcacagctccatcaggtgctcaaagccccatccagcctggccttgaatgtctccagtgaTGAGGTACCACCACCTTACTGGGCTTGTAACAGTTTTTCCGTACCTTTATTGtaaaaagcctttttccttctatg includes:
- the ZFP511 gene encoding zinc finger protein 511; translated protein: MLLSALRHRLRERPPLPPVPPPASAPPRPPFAFSPRRLRLGPQHPLLEDGDVQRHLYLREALTGRAEEAERPRVSEFYCHISGCSQVFDTLEGYEHHYNALHRNVCSFCRRSFPSGHLLDIHISEWHDSLFQIMAEKQNMYKCLVEGCVEKFKSSKDRKDHLVTVHLYPADFRFDRPKKAKSGAKHVSCPTDHDGSVLMDVSVETSEQLQADHMEVVPSESMEVPQPAASPSLPEKRLYKSRIPSTICFGQGATRGFKGPRKKV